In one window of Micromonospora peucetia DNA:
- a CDS encoding DNA translocase FtsK, with amino-acid sequence MASTTRRRSANKKAEVDHGAAIARWCGVATRATWHRAARGAGRLARRLPSPHRTPEVDLPGHDHAGLALLLTGLTVAAAQWTNPAGPLGRILDVPAAITDALLGGLAPLAPLPLIWLAVQVMRHPAGTHTVRTLAQAAGTLGIAAGLGGLLDLAAPGAGGLIGRLTGALDLVLSAWGAAPILIGLVAAGLTALTGITPVAVATSIAALRRRTPASPATDLIDLIDADDEDDVDQDDTTAMPTATTATPTAATPAAPGDSEESASRPPRPRRAADPATTTVAAVSPATTAGGYQLPPVSLLAAGESTRRRVGPGDAGWMALQGVLDEFKVAAKVSGARRGPTVTRYEITLGPGVKVQKVTGLAKNFGLSVGTENVRMLDTIPGKSAVGVELPNPDREIVTLGDVIRSAARDQHRLLVGLGQDIDGSAVTANLAAMPHILIGGATGAGKSGCLNTLLVSLLTRATPEEVRLLLIDPKRVELTAYEGLPHLVTPIITNARKAADALEWVVREMDMRYDDMAAHGCRHVDEYNRKVRAGQITAPAGSDR; translated from the coding sequence ATGGCCAGCACCACCCGCCGCCGCAGCGCGAACAAGAAGGCCGAGGTCGACCACGGCGCCGCAATCGCCCGTTGGTGCGGTGTGGCCACCCGCGCCACCTGGCACCGCGCCGCCCGTGGCGCCGGCCGTCTCGCCCGCCGCCTGCCCAGCCCGCACCGCACCCCCGAGGTGGACCTGCCCGGCCACGACCACGCCGGCCTGGCCCTGCTGCTGACCGGCCTGACCGTCGCCGCCGCGCAGTGGACCAACCCCGCCGGACCGCTTGGGCGGATCCTCGACGTGCCGGCCGCCATCACCGACGCCCTGCTCGGCGGACTCGCCCCGCTCGCGCCGCTCCCGCTGATCTGGCTCGCCGTGCAGGTGATGCGCCACCCCGCCGGCACCCACACCGTCCGCACCCTCGCCCAGGCCGCCGGCACCCTCGGGATCGCCGCCGGCCTCGGCGGACTACTCGACCTTGCCGCGCCCGGCGCGGGCGGGCTGATCGGCCGCCTGACCGGTGCTCTCGACCTCGTGCTCAGCGCATGGGGTGCCGCGCCGATCCTGATCGGACTCGTCGCCGCCGGCCTGACCGCCCTCACCGGCATCACCCCGGTCGCCGTGGCGACCAGCATCGCCGCTCTGCGCCGCCGCACCCCCGCGTCGCCGGCGACGGACCTTATCGACCTCATCGACGCCGACGACGAGGACGACGTCGACCAGGACGACACCACCGCCATGCCGACGGCCACCACCGCTACGCCGACGGCTGCCACGCCCGCCGCTCCGGGTGATTCCGAGGAATCCGCGTCTCGCCCGCCGCGACCGCGCCGGGCGGCCGACCCGGCCACCACGACCGTCGCGGCGGTATCGCCGGCGACGACGGCCGGCGGCTACCAGTTGCCGCCGGTGAGCCTGCTCGCCGCCGGCGAGTCCACCCGCCGCCGCGTCGGACCCGGCGACGCCGGCTGGATGGCGCTGCAGGGCGTTCTCGACGAGTTCAAGGTCGCCGCAAAGGTGTCCGGTGCGCGCCGCGGACCGACCGTCACCCGCTACGAGATCACCCTCGGCCCCGGCGTGAAGGTCCAAAAGGTTACCGGCCTGGCCAAGAACTTCGGCCTGAGCGTCGGCACCGAGAACGTGCGGATGCTCGACACGATCCCGGGCAAGAGCGCCGTCGGGGTGGAGCTGCCCAACCCGGACCGGGAGATCGTGACCCTCGGCGACGTCATCCGCTCCGCCGCCCGCGACCAGCACCGGCTCCTTGTCGGTCTGGGCCAGGACATCGACGGCAGCGCGGTCACCGCCAACCTCGCGGCCATGCCCCACATCCTCATCGGCGGCGCCACCGGCGCCGGCAAGTCCGGCTGCCTCAACACCCTGCTCGTCTCCCTGCTCACGCGGGCCACCCCCGAGGAGGTGCGGCTGCTGCTGATCGACCCCAAGCGCGTCGAGCTGACCGCCTACGAGGGACTTCCGCACCTGGTCACCCCGATCATCACCAACGCCCGTAAGGCCGCCGACGCCCTGGAGTGGGTCGTGCGGGAGATGGACATGCGCTACGACGACATGGCCGCCCACGGCTGCCGGCACGTCGACGAGTACAACCGCAAGGTCCGCGCCGGGCAGATCACCGCCCCCGCCGGCAGCGACCG